The proteins below are encoded in one region of Bacteroides uniformis:
- a CDS encoding polyprenol monophosphomannose synthase, translated as MQTSDSIVIIPTYNERENIENIIRAVFALKHGFHILVIEDGSPDGTAAIVKTLQQEFPERLFMVERKGKLGLGTAYIAGFKWALQRGYEYIFEMDADFSHNPQDLPRLYRACSEEGADVAIGSRYVSGVNVVNWPMGRVLMSYFASKYVRFITGLPIHDTTAGFVCYRRRVLETINLDGIRFKGYAFQIEMKFTAYKCGFKVKEVPVIFINRELGTSKMNSSIFGEAVFGVIRLKWNSWFHKYPTVDKEMK; from the coding sequence ATGCAAACATCAGACAGCATTGTCATCATCCCCACCTACAATGAACGGGAGAATATAGAAAATATCATCCGTGCCGTTTTTGCTCTGAAACATGGTTTTCACATCCTTGTCATTGAAGACGGTTCGCCCGACGGAACGGCTGCCATTGTAAAGACCTTGCAGCAGGAGTTTCCTGAACGCCTCTTCATGGTGGAGCGCAAAGGAAAGCTGGGATTGGGAACAGCCTATATAGCCGGCTTTAAGTGGGCATTGCAACGAGGTTATGAGTATATCTTCGAAATGGATGCCGACTTCAGCCACAATCCCCAAGACCTGCCGCGACTCTACCGCGCCTGCTCCGAAGAGGGTGCCGATGTAGCCATCGGTTCACGTTATGTGAGTGGTGTGAACGTAGTGAACTGGCCCATGGGACGTGTACTGATGTCTTATTTTGCCTCCAAGTATGTGCGCTTCATCACCGGGCTGCCCATCCACGACACTACAGCCGGATTTGTATGTTACCGCCGCCGGGTATTGGAGACCATCAATCTGGACGGTATCCGCTTCAAAGGATACGCCTTCCAGATAGAAATGAAATTCACCGCCTACAAATGTGGCTTCAAGGTAAAGGAAGTGCCTGTCATCTTCATCAATCGCGAACTGGGCACCTCCAAAATGAACAGTAGTATTTTTGGTGAAGCCGTATTCGGAGTGATTCGGTTGAAATGGAACAGTTGGTTCCATAAATATCCTACCGTAGATAAGGAGATGAAGTGA
- a CDS encoding metallophosphoesterase has protein sequence MHRVTLVFILFLLIPDLYIYLVYVVRKTRKAVLHCLYWLPTLLLAAGYVYFIFLTGDNAMSNHTQAIGRLAITIMLFVFPKTIFMLCSLVGVLAHFIIRRCPRSPFTAIGLVLAVVSFFNILYGTLAGITRFDTKEVEYRSANIPEGFDGYRIVQISDIHIGSWQGNPEPIKQLVDLVNGQKPDLIVFTGDLVNQQSHELDGFQEILSQLYAPDGVYSILGNHDYGSYYHWQSPKAEIANLDYLIRQQKAMGWKLLNNEHDILHHKGDSIALIGVENDGEPPFSQFADLPQAMQGTEGMFQILLSHNPTHWRREVLPQSDISLMLAGHTHAMQGILFGHSLAELIYPEWRGMYYEGKRALYVNIGIGYVGLPFRFGAWPEITVLKLVREKE, from the coding sequence ATGCACCGAGTAACTCTTGTTTTCATCCTTTTCCTTCTCATCCCCGACCTTTACATTTACTTGGTTTATGTAGTAAGAAAAACCAGAAAGGCAGTCCTTCACTGCCTTTATTGGCTTCCCACCTTGCTATTAGCGGCAGGCTATGTTTACTTCATATTCCTTACGGGCGACAATGCGATGTCAAACCATACGCAGGCCATAGGCAGACTGGCAATTACCATCATGCTGTTTGTCTTTCCAAAAACCATATTCATGCTTTGCTCGCTGGTGGGAGTACTGGCGCACTTCATCATCCGTCGTTGTCCCCGCAGCCCGTTCACCGCTATAGGACTGGTTTTGGCTGTCGTCAGCTTCTTCAATATCCTTTACGGTACCCTGGCAGGCATCACCCGTTTCGATACAAAAGAAGTGGAATACCGTTCTGCCAATATTCCGGAAGGTTTCGACGGCTACCGCATCGTGCAAATATCGGACATACACATCGGCAGTTGGCAAGGCAATCCGGAACCCATCAAACAGTTGGTCGATTTAGTCAACGGACAGAAGCCGGACCTGATTGTCTTCACCGGTGACCTCGTGAACCAGCAGAGCCACGAACTGGATGGTTTCCAAGAAATACTCTCCCAACTATATGCACCGGACGGAGTATACTCCATCCTCGGCAACCATGACTATGGCTCATACTATCACTGGCAAAGCCCGAAAGCAGAAATCGCCAATCTGGACTATTTAATCCGGCAGCAGAAAGCAATGGGATGGAAACTGCTGAACAATGAGCATGACATCCTTCATCACAAAGGTGACAGCATAGCCCTCATCGGTGTGGAAAACGACGGGGAGCCTCCTTTCTCCCAATTTGCAGACTTGCCGCAAGCCATGCAGGGCACGGAGGGAATGTTCCAAATATTGCTCAGCCATAACCCTACCCACTGGAGGCGCGAGGTACTGCCCCAATCGGATATTTCACTGATGCTTGCAGGACACACCCACGCCATGCAAGGCATCTTGTTCGGACATTCCCTTGCCGAACTTATCTATCCGGAATGGAGAGGAATGTACTACGAAGGCAAGAGGGCTTTGTACGTAAATATTGGCATCGGCTATGTAGGACTGCCGTTCCGGTTCGGGGCATGGCCGGAAATTACAGTACTAAAATTAGTAAGAGAGAAAGAGTGA
- a CDS encoding dihydroorotase, whose amino-acid sequence MKRTLIHNATIVNEGQSVKGSVVIEDGRIAEVLTNWKPLSAPCDETIDATGCYLLPGIIDDHVHFRDPGLTHKADILTESRAAAAGGVTSIMDMPNTNPVTTTLDALNAKLDLLNEKCIVNHSCYFGATNDNYSEFGKLDKHRVCGIKLFMGSSTGNMLVDKMNSLLNIFNGTDMLIAAHCEDQETIKNNIAKYKEMFAGENDIPIGKHPYIRSSAACCASSELAVRLARIAGARLHILHVSTAKELQLFNDYSLSEKHITAEACVAHLLFTLSDYRTLGTRIKCNPAIKKQADRDALRAAVNSGLIDVIATDHAPHLLSEKEGGALKAMSGMPMIQFSLVSMLQLVDEGIFTLETIVEKMCHAPAQIYRINERGYIREGYRADLVLVRPDTPWEVTADKVLSKCGWSPLEGHTFNWKVERTFANGHPVYSDGMVDDAYRGEELRFGE is encoded by the coding sequence ATGAAAAGAACATTGATACATAACGCTACGATTGTCAACGAAGGACAATCCGTGAAAGGTTCCGTAGTGATAGAAGACGGGCGCATTGCAGAGGTACTGACCAACTGGAAACCGCTCTCCGCCCCTTGTGACGAGACCATAGATGCCACCGGATGCTATCTGTTGCCTGGCATCATCGACGACCATGTACATTTTCGCGATCCCGGGCTGACCCACAAAGCGGACATCCTCACCGAAAGCCGTGCGGCTGCCGCAGGTGGTGTGACCTCCATCATGGATATGCCCAATACAAATCCGGTGACCACTACGCTGGATGCCTTGAACGCCAAACTTGATTTGCTGAACGAGAAGTGTATCGTAAACCATTCCTGCTACTTCGGCGCAACAAACGACAATTACAGCGAATTCGGCAAGCTGGACAAGCACCGCGTCTGCGGTATCAAGCTATTCATGGGCTCCAGTACCGGAAACATGCTGGTAGACAAGATGAACAGCCTGCTGAACATCTTCAACGGTACAGACATGCTGATTGCCGCCCACTGCGAAGACCAGGAAACCATCAAGAACAATATTGCCAAGTATAAGGAAATGTTTGCCGGAGAGAATGATATTCCCATAGGCAAGCATCCCTACATCCGCTCCTCGGCAGCATGCTGTGCATCTTCTGAGCTGGCAGTACGGCTGGCAAGGATTGCCGGTGCACGGCTGCATATTCTGCATGTGTCCACAGCCAAGGAACTGCAACTGTTCAATGACTATTCACTTTCCGAGAAGCATATCACCGCCGAAGCATGCGTTGCCCATCTCCTCTTCACGCTCAGTGACTATCGCACGTTGGGCACACGTATCAAGTGCAATCCTGCCATTAAGAAGCAAGCCGACCGCGATGCCCTGCGTGCAGCCGTCAACTCCGGCCTGATAGACGTTATAGCCACCGACCATGCGCCCCATCTGCTCTCCGAAAAAGAAGGAGGTGCCTTGAAGGCCATGTCCGGCATGCCGATGATACAGTTTTCGCTTGTCAGCATGCTGCAACTGGTAGATGAGGGAATATTCACACTCGAGACCATCGTTGAAAAAATGTGCCATGCTCCCGCACAAATTTACCGCATCAACGAGCGCGGCTATATCCGTGAAGGTTACCGGGCAGACCTTGTGCTGGTACGCCCCGATACCCCGTGGGAAGTGACAGCCGACAAAGTTTTGAGCAAATGCGGCTGGAGCCCATTGGAAGGACATACCTTCAACTGGAAAGTGGAAAGGACTTTTGCCAACGGACATCCCGTTTATAGCGACGGCATGGTGGACGATGCTTATCGTGGCGAGGAACTGAGATTTGGAGAGTGA
- a CDS encoding anaerobic sulfatase-maturation protein, which yields MSTYAPFAKPLYVMLKPVGAVCNLACDYCYYLEKSKLYRDNPKHVMSEELLEKFIEEYINSQTMPQVLFTWHGGETLMRPLSFYKRAMELQKKYANGRTIDNCIQTNGTLLTDEWCRFFKENNWLVGVSIDGPQEFHDEYRKNKQGKPSFVKVMQGINLLKKHGVEWNGMAVVNDYNADYPLDFYNFFKEIGCHYIQFAPIVERIAPHGDGRHLASLADKEKSTQLADFSVTPEQWGDFLCALFDEWVKQDVGTYYIQLFDSTLANWIGEQPGVCSMAKTCGHAGVMEFNGDVYACDHFVFPEYKLGNIHQNTLVEMMYGERQQAFGLMKQQSLPTQCRECEWLFACNGECPKNRFARTADGEPGLNYLCAGYHKFFSHAAPYMDFMKNELMNRRPPANIMEAIRNNAIKP from the coding sequence ATGTCAACCTATGCACCTTTTGCCAAACCGCTCTATGTAATGCTGAAACCGGTAGGTGCGGTATGCAATCTGGCATGCGATTATTGCTATTATCTGGAGAAATCCAAACTATATAGAGACAACCCCAAGCATGTGATGAGCGAGGAACTGCTGGAAAAGTTCATCGAGGAGTACATCAACTCGCAGACCATGCCCCAGGTTCTGTTCACCTGGCATGGCGGAGAGACGCTGATGCGTCCGCTCTCTTTCTACAAACGTGCCATGGAGCTGCAAAAGAAATATGCCAACGGACGCACCATAGACAACTGCATACAGACCAACGGCACGTTGCTGACCGATGAATGGTGCCGGTTTTTCAAAGAAAACAACTGGCTGGTGGGTGTCTCCATAGACGGGCCTCAGGAGTTCCATGACGAATACCGGAAGAACAAGCAGGGCAAGCCCTCTTTCGTCAAGGTGATGCAGGGCATCAACCTGCTGAAAAAGCACGGTGTGGAATGGAACGGAATGGCAGTGGTCAATGACTACAACGCCGACTATCCGCTGGACTTCTATAATTTCTTCAAGGAGATAGGATGCCATTACATCCAGTTTGCCCCCATCGTGGAGCGCATTGCCCCTCATGGGGACGGACGCCATCTTGCCTCCCTGGCAGACAAGGAAAAGAGCACGCAGCTGGCAGACTTTTCCGTCACGCCGGAACAATGGGGAGACTTCCTATGCGCCTTGTTCGACGAATGGGTAAAGCAGGACGTGGGTACTTACTACATACAGTTATTCGACTCTACCCTTGCCAACTGGATAGGCGAACAACCGGGTGTATGTTCCATGGCAAAGACTTGCGGCCATGCAGGCGTCATGGAGTTCAACGGAGACGTATATGCGTGCGACCATTTTGTTTTCCCCGAATATAAACTGGGCAACATCCATCAGAATACACTGGTGGAGATGATGTACGGAGAACGGCAACAAGCCTTCGGACTGATGAAGCAACAATCTCTCCCCACCCAATGCAGGGAGTGCGAATGGCTGTTTGCCTGCAACGGCGAATGTCCAAAGAACCGTTTTGCACGTACAGCCGACGGAGAGCCGGGACTGAATTACCTTTGTGCAGGATATCATAAGTTCTTCAGTCACGCAGCCCCATACATGGACTTTATGAAGAACGAACTGATGAACCGGCGTCCGCCTGCAAACATTATGGAAGCAATAAGAAACAATGCCATAAAGCCATAA
- a CDS encoding vitamin B12 dependent-methionine synthase activation domain-containing protein, which yields MKRTILALGHELLSYRIHEVTPYINWIYFFHAWGFQPRFAAIANIHGCDSCRALWLTTFPEEERTKASEAMQLFKEANRMLDRLDETISIHCIFRLCQANADGDNLLIEGTTFPLLRQQTPQPDGGPFLCLSDFVRPLSSGTPDIVGLFASTISEEAEETYKSDPYKHLLVQTLNDRLAEAATEKMHEYVRKEAWGYAPDESLSIPDLLVEKYQGIRPAVGYPSLPDQSVNFLLDELLGMKQIGITLTEHGAMHPHSSVCGMMLAHPASRYFSVGKIGEDQLDDYARRRGMPIGDMRKFLATTI from the coding sequence ATGAAAAGGACAATATTGGCACTGGGGCATGAATTGCTTTCGTATCGGATTCATGAAGTAACCCCTTACATCAACTGGATTTATTTCTTCCATGCCTGGGGCTTCCAGCCTCGCTTTGCAGCTATCGCAAACATCCATGGCTGCGATTCTTGCCGTGCACTTTGGCTGACGACCTTTCCCGAAGAGGAACGCACCAAGGCTTCCGAAGCCATGCAGCTCTTCAAGGAGGCCAATAGAATGCTCGACCGACTGGACGAAACAATCTCCATCCATTGCATCTTCAGGCTTTGCCAGGCAAATGCAGACGGAGATAACCTCTTGATAGAAGGAACAACCTTCCCACTGCTCCGCCAGCAGACACCCCAACCCGATGGCGGTCCATTTCTCTGTCTGAGCGATTTTGTACGTCCCCTCTCTTCAGGCACGCCCGACATCGTAGGACTTTTCGCCTCCACCATCAGTGAAGAGGCCGAAGAGACTTATAAAAGCGACCCTTACAAACATCTCCTTGTACAGACTCTGAACGACCGCCTTGCCGAAGCCGCCACAGAAAAGATGCACGAATATGTCCGCAAGGAGGCTTGGGGGTATGCCCCCGACGAATCCTTGTCCATTCCGGATCTGCTGGTCGAGAAATACCAAGGCATCCGCCCCGCTGTGGGATACCCCTCCCTACCCGACCAATCCGTGAATTTCCTGCTGGACGAACTGCTCGGCATGAAGCAGATAGGCATCACGCTGACTGAACATGGAGCCATGCACCCTCACTCCTCCGTCTGCGGCATGATGCTGGCACATCCCGCATCCCGATACTTTTCAGTGGGCAAGATTGGAGAAGACCAGCTGGACGACTACGCCCGCCGCCGGGGAATGCCAATAGGGGATATGCGGAAGTTTTTAGCCACTACAATATGA
- a CDS encoding DUF4369 domain-containing protein codes for MIRMSVNRILPFLLLLVLFTSCNRKYKIEGSSSVTSLDGKMLFLKTLRDGQWVNVDSAEVIHGHFKMKGRADSVMMVTLYMDHEGIMPLVLEDGKIVVSISNTQLIAKGTPLNDKLYEFIDKRNSLEVKIEELERKEARMVLDGANLDDVHGQLAKEGEALVKEMNDYVRQFIVDNFENVLGPSVFMMMCSTLPYPVMTPQIEDIMRTAPLSFKENTLVKDFLTKAKENMQLIEEQKRMKQNASVGGQK; via the coding sequence ATGATTAGAATGAGTGTGAACCGCATTTTACCCTTTTTGCTCCTGCTTGTGCTCTTTACTTCTTGCAACCGCAAGTATAAGATAGAGGGCAGTTCCTCGGTAACCAGCCTTGACGGAAAGATGTTGTTCCTCAAGACGCTTCGGGACGGGCAATGGGTGAACGTCGACTCGGCAGAGGTTATCCATGGGCATTTCAAGATGAAAGGCCGGGCCGATTCCGTGATGATGGTGACTCTTTATATGGACCACGAGGGCATTATGCCTTTGGTGCTGGAAGACGGCAAAATCGTGGTTTCCATCTCCAATACTCAGTTGATTGCCAAAGGGACTCCTTTGAATGACAAACTGTACGAGTTCATAGACAAGCGCAATTCCCTGGAAGTGAAGATAGAGGAGCTGGAACGGAAAGAGGCGCGTATGGTGCTGGACGGTGCCAATCTGGATGACGTGCATGGGCAGTTGGCAAAGGAAGGCGAAGCACTTGTGAAGGAGATGAACGACTACGTCCGGCAGTTCATTGTAGATAACTTTGAGAATGTGCTGGGCCCCAGTGTATTCATGATGATGTGCAGCACACTGCCCTATCCGGTGATGACTCCGCAGATTGAGGACATCATGAGAACTGCTCCCTTGTCTTTTAAAGAGAATACTTTGGTGAAGGATTTCCTTACAAAGGCGAAGGAGAACATGCAGCTGATTGAAGAGCAGAAGCGCATGAAGCAAAATGCTTCTGTAGGAGGACAGAAATAA
- a CDS encoding lysophospholipid acyltransferase family protein, whose protein sequence is MKILYIIYQVCFALPILLVLTILTALVTIIGSLIGGAHIWGYYPGKIWSQLICYILLIPVEVHGREKIHKRTSYVFVPNHQGAFDIFLIYGFLGRNFKWMMKKSLRKIPFVGKACESAGHIFVDRSSPKKVLATMRQAESSLKDGVSLVVFPEGARTFTGHMGYFKRGAFQLADELQLEVVPVTIDGSFEILPRTGKWIHRHRMILTIHEPIPPKGKGAENIKASMNEAYAAVESALPEKYKGMVKNEDQDR, encoded by the coding sequence ATGAAGATACTTTATATTATTTATCAGGTTTGCTTTGCGTTGCCCATTTTATTGGTACTGACTATCCTTACAGCATTGGTCACCATCATCGGTTCGCTGATAGGAGGAGCGCATATCTGGGGTTACTATCCCGGTAAAATCTGGTCACAGCTCATCTGCTATATACTGCTTATTCCGGTGGAGGTACATGGAAGGGAGAAAATACACAAACGTACTTCCTACGTGTTTGTGCCCAATCACCAAGGTGCCTTCGACATATTCTTGATATACGGATTCCTGGGACGGAACTTCAAATGGATGATGAAGAAGAGCCTGCGCAAAATCCCGTTTGTCGGCAAGGCATGCGAGAGCGCAGGACATATCTTCGTCGACCGTTCCAGCCCCAAGAAGGTGCTTGCCACCATGCGGCAGGCAGAATCATCTTTGAAAGACGGCGTGTCACTGGTAGTATTTCCCGAAGGGGCACGTACCTTCACGGGACACATGGGGTACTTCAAGAGAGGTGCTTTCCAGTTGGCAGATGAACTGCAACTGGAAGTGGTGCCCGTCACTATAGACGGCTCGTTCGAGATTCTTCCACGCACCGGAAAGTGGATACACCGCCACCGGATGATACTGACCATCCATGAACCTATTCCTCCCAAAGGGAAAGGGGCAGAAAACATCAAGGCAAGCATGAACGAGGCTTATGCGGCGGTGGAGAGTGCATTGCCGGAAAAGTATAAAGGGATGGTGAAGAACGAAGACCAGGACAGATAA
- a CDS encoding RNA polymerase sigma factor, with protein sequence MENAEQEFVSVVREYERVIYKVCYLYTTPNATLNDLYQEVVLNLWKAFPKFRRECKISTWIYRIALNTCISFIRKEKNIPEIVTLTQEADRTEETDETQAMLRQLYRMINRLGQLEKSIILLYLEEKSYEEIAEITGLTLTNVATKLSRIKDKLKKMNKEE encoded by the coding sequence ATGGAAAATGCAGAACAAGAGTTTGTATCCGTGGTACGGGAGTATGAGCGCGTGATATATAAGGTGTGCTATCTGTACACCACGCCCAATGCTACCCTCAACGACCTGTATCAGGAAGTGGTGCTCAACTTATGGAAAGCATTTCCCAAGTTCCGGCGGGAGTGTAAGATTTCCACATGGATTTACCGCATCGCACTGAACACGTGCATCAGCTTTATCCGCAAAGAAAAGAACATCCCCGAAATCGTCACCCTCACCCAGGAAGCCGACCGGACTGAAGAAACCGACGAGACACAAGCCATGCTACGGCAGCTCTACCGGATGATAAACCGACTGGGACAATTGGAAAAGTCCATCATACTGCTCTATCTGGAAGAGAAAAGCTACGAAGAAATTGCCGAAATCACCGGGCTGACCTTGACAAACGTTGCCACCAAACTCAGCCGCATCAAGGACAAATTGAAAAAAATGAATAAGGAGGAATAA